The following proteins are co-located in the Lepidochelys kempii isolate rLepKem1 chromosome 28, rLepKem1.hap2, whole genome shotgun sequence genome:
- the TMEM88 gene encoding transmembrane protein 88 translates to MSGSPAASGRRDPGGAERGSPVPPPPYGAGEPEPGPGPPLELRGALDCLACAVLLSAHNLLAAALCALLCALLCAAALLPAGTALGLGFLCHSKFLHARVPPCEAHLHDAGATALLVLGFTLLLPLLVLGLAAFVRLARHLQLGYCLLPYSLAVYRNLPAGHYRQAAWCCPRARPPAPRDKVWV, encoded by the exons ATGTCCGGCTCCCCGGCGGCGAGCGGGCGGCGGGATCCCGGCGGGGCGGAGCGGGGCAGCCCGGTGCCGCCGCCCCCGTACGGCGCGGGGGAGCCGGAGCCGGGCCCGGGGCCCCCGCTGGAGCTGCGCGGGGCGCTGGACTGCCTGGCCTGCGCCGTCCTGCTGAGCGCGCACAACCTGCTGGCCGCGGCGCTCTGCGCCCTGCTCTGCGCGCTGCTCTGCGCGGCCGCGCTGCTGCCCGCGGGCACCGCGCTGGGGCTCGGCTTCCTCTGCCACTCCAAG ttCCTGCACGCCCGCGTGCCCCCGTGCGAGGCCCATCTTCACGACGCCGGGGCCACGGCCCTGCTGGTGCTCGGCTTCACCCTGCTGCTGCCGCTCCTGGTGCTGGGCCTGGCGGCCTTCGTCCGGCTGGCGCGGCACCTGCAGCTGGGCTACTGCCTCCTGCCCTACAGCCTGGCCGTCTACCGCAACCTGCCCGCCGGGCACTACCGCCAGGCCGCCTGGTGCTGCCCccgcgcccgcccgcccgccccgcgGGACAAGGTCTGGGTGTGA